Below is a genomic region from Ignavibacteria bacterium.
CAGATTAATCGCTTAATCGGAAGTATTTACATCTGCTTGTAATTCTTACCTACTGTAAATAATTATTTCACAATTCCAATTTTGAGTTATTATATTTGGCTCAAAATAAAAGGTACAATGAAATGAAATTGGCTACGCTCTGTTACGTTTTTGATGGAAACAAAGTCTTAATGCTCAATAGAAATAAAAGGTTGGATGATATGCATAAAGGGAAGTGGAATGGACTTGGCGGTAAGTTTAACATTGGTGAAACGCCAGAAGAATGTGTTATAAGAGAAGTAGAGGAAGAAAGCGGATTAAAAATTTCCAATCCATTACTGAAAGGATTCATCACGTTTCCATCTTTCGATGAATGGGATGATTGGTATGTTTTTGTTTTTATAGCAAACCAATTTAGTGGTGAGCTAATTGATTCTAACGAAGGTGAACTTGATTGGATCGATTGGGATAAGGTTCCTAATCTCCCATTGTGGGAAGGTGATAAATATTTTTTAGAATGGCTGCACCAGAATAAGTTTTTTTCGGCAAAATTCATCTATAAGAATTCTGAATACAAATCTCACTCAGTGAACTTTTACTGAGCCCAATAAATTAAACCTGTTTCAAATTTATGAGCCATCATTTCATGGTTCGGAAGAACTCTTAGCGTGTATCCCATTAATCCGCTTTTACTGTTAGGAATTTCCCCATTAAATAAATGCCAGCCGTCATCAAGTTTCCGTGAGTGTTTCATAATTGAAACCTTACCATCATGAATTTCCTCTGTACCGTTTAATTTACCATAAAAAATTTCAACTGATACTTCAGGAGAAGTAAGTTCACCCAAAAATACTTCAGCTCGAAGAGGTACATTCTCTCCAACAGTGATTTCTATTGCCGATTTAGATTCAATGTTCCGAACTTTAATACCCGCCCAATGTGATTCAACCCTACTCTTCCATTGAACAAATTCTTTAATTTTTATCCACGTATCCTTACTGTACTTCGACCGTTTTTCCATTATTGGGTCGTAGAATTCGATTAAATATTGGTGAACCATTCGGTTGCTATTAAAGAATG
It encodes:
- a CDS encoding 8-oxo-dGTP diphosphatase, with the protein product MKLATLCYVFDGNKVLMLNRNKRLDDMHKGKWNGLGGKFNIGETPEECVIREVEEESGLKISNPLLKGFITFPSFDEWDDWYVFVFIANQFSGELIDSNEGELDWIDWDKVPNLPLWEGDKYFLEWLHQNKFFSAKFIYKNSEYKSHSVNFY